A genomic stretch from Zeimonas sediminis includes:
- a CDS encoding enoyl-CoA hydratase/isomerase family protein: MSARRALVRVEHAGPVATLTLARPAMHNALVPDLLLDLCVALEQTGRRADTRAVVLAAEGEAFSIGGDMRRFAAEMAGPSLQTYAAELVGLLNQAVLALLKLPQPVVAAVHGHVTGGSLGLVLACDLAVMAEHAVFKAHYATAGFTPDGGWTALLPRLVGARRAAACLLLNRSVSAPQALDWGIVNELAPAAEVPDAARRLAERVAGAPVVTMRESKRLLRGPEAALAGIEAALEEERQRFVAAIGEPAAHQGVAGFLRSFGGYPDDRPGRAARLAAGAGGSAGRGAPIEGTG, encoded by the coding sequence GTGAGCGCCCGCCGAGCGCTGGTCAGGGTCGAGCACGCCGGCCCGGTCGCCACGCTCACGCTGGCCCGGCCCGCGATGCACAACGCGCTGGTGCCCGACCTGCTGCTCGACCTGTGCGTGGCGCTCGAGCAGACAGGGCGACGCGCCGACACGCGCGCCGTGGTGCTCGCCGCCGAGGGCGAGGCCTTCTCGATCGGTGGAGACATGCGCCGCTTCGCCGCCGAGATGGCCGGTCCCTCGCTGCAGACCTACGCTGCCGAGCTGGTGGGCCTTCTGAACCAGGCGGTGCTCGCGCTGCTGAAGCTGCCGCAGCCGGTGGTGGCCGCGGTGCACGGCCACGTCACCGGCGGCTCGCTGGGGCTGGTGCTGGCCTGCGACCTGGCGGTGATGGCCGAGCACGCGGTCTTCAAGGCGCACTACGCGACCGCCGGCTTCACGCCCGACGGCGGCTGGACCGCGCTGCTGCCCCGGCTGGTGGGCGCGCGCCGCGCCGCCGCCTGCCTGCTGCTGAACCGCAGCGTGAGCGCGCCGCAGGCGCTGGACTGGGGCATCGTCAACGAGTTGGCGCCGGCGGCCGAGGTGCCCGATGCCGCCCGGCGGCTCGCCGAGAGGGTGGCCGGCGCGCCGGTCGTCACGATGCGCGAGTCCAAGCGCCTGCTGCGCGGCCCCGAGGCGGCGCTCGCCGGCATCGAGGCCGCGCTCGAGGAAGAGCGCCAGCGCTTCGTCGCCGCGATCGGCGAGCCGGCAGCGCACCAGGGCGTCGCCGGCTTCCTGCGCAGCTTCGGCGGCTACCCCGACGATCGCCCCGGCCGGGCCGCGAGGCTTGCGGCCGGCGCGGGCGGCTCCGCCGGCCGAGGGGCGCCGATCGAGGGAACGGGCTGA
- a CDS encoding AMP-binding protein, giving the protein MFVVDWLHKQAQHHPDKLALVDSASGRALSYRQFDERASRFAQWVLERWRLSPGDRVAVLARNGPEYLEMLYGCAKAGVVMVCLNWRLPAAELGPILDDAAPAAFVCDEGFLDVARALFGRPGPTQGDPAQGGPARDEPARDEPARDGQAPTRAALPGLVLSPAPAAHEPATAAQVAATVAGLEWPDYESALAAAGARVVEMPTRPMDEPWYLLYTSGTTGRPKGVIQTYGMSFFNAVNAMLATGLSGRDVLLAALPFFHTGGLNLYANPIIHAGGTVVVMRDFDAGEAIRWLDGKGRDAAGSDERAEAPADPGDGPARRPLPITQFLGVPALYLFIAQHPGFGQARFEAMRHWSAGGSPMPLALLETWSAKGITICFGFGMTETGPTVFIPDEATARAKPGSVGKPVGSMLARVVDRDGRDCGPGERGELLVRGPGVTPGYWRNPQATAEALRDGWLHTGDVAYFDEDGDYWIVDRLKDMFVSGGENVYPAEVENLLYRMPGVAEAAVIGVPDPRWVEVGLAVIVPAAGARLSEDAVREHCRAQLAGYKVPKHVRFVDALPRTPAGKVEKPALRARFAA; this is encoded by the coding sequence ATGTTCGTCGTCGACTGGCTGCACAAGCAGGCGCAGCACCACCCGGACAAGCTCGCGCTGGTCGACAGCGCGAGCGGCCGCGCGCTGAGTTACCGGCAGTTCGACGAGCGCGCGAGCCGCTTCGCGCAGTGGGTCCTCGAGCGCTGGCGGTTGTCTCCGGGCGACCGGGTGGCGGTGCTCGCGCGCAACGGGCCCGAGTACCTCGAGATGCTGTACGGCTGCGCCAAGGCCGGCGTCGTGATGGTCTGCCTGAACTGGCGGCTGCCGGCCGCCGAGCTGGGCCCGATTCTCGACGACGCGGCGCCCGCCGCCTTCGTTTGCGACGAGGGCTTCCTCGACGTGGCCCGCGCGCTGTTCGGGCGACCGGGGCCGACGCAGGGCGATCCGGCGCAGGGCGGTCCAGCGCGGGACGAACCGGCGCGGGACGAACCGGCCCGGGACGGCCAGGCGCCGACGCGCGCGGCACTGCCGGGCCTGGTCCTCTCGCCGGCTCCGGCTGCGCATGAGCCGGCGACAGCCGCGCAGGTTGCCGCGACCGTTGCCGGCCTCGAATGGCCCGACTACGAGTCGGCGCTCGCCGCCGCCGGCGCACGCGTCGTCGAGATGCCCACCCGGCCGATGGACGAGCCCTGGTACCTGCTCTACACCTCGGGCACGACCGGCCGCCCCAAGGGCGTGATCCAGACCTACGGAATGAGCTTCTTCAACGCGGTCAACGCGATGCTCGCGACCGGCCTGTCGGGCCGCGACGTGCTGCTCGCCGCGCTGCCCTTCTTCCACACCGGCGGGCTGAACCTCTACGCGAACCCGATCATCCACGCAGGCGGCACCGTCGTCGTGATGCGCGACTTCGACGCGGGCGAGGCGATCCGCTGGCTGGACGGCAAGGGACGGGACGCGGCCGGCAGTGACGAGCGCGCCGAGGCGCCGGCGGATCCCGGCGACGGCCCGGCGCGCCGCCCGCTGCCGATCACCCAGTTCCTGGGCGTGCCAGCCCTGTACCTGTTCATCGCGCAGCACCCCGGCTTCGGGCAGGCGCGCTTCGAGGCGATGCGCCACTGGTCGGCCGGCGGCTCTCCGATGCCGCTCGCGCTGCTCGAGACCTGGTCCGCTAAGGGCATCACGATCTGCTTCGGCTTCGGCATGACCGAGACCGGCCCCACCGTGTTCATCCCCGACGAAGCCACGGCCCGCGCGAAGCCCGGCAGCGTCGGCAAGCCGGTCGGCTCGATGCTGGCCCGCGTCGTCGACCGCGACGGCCGCGACTGCGGACCCGGCGAGCGCGGCGAGCTGCTGGTGCGCGGGCCGGGCGTCACGCCGGGCTACTGGCGCAACCCGCAGGCCACGGCCGAGGCGCTGCGCGACGGCTGGCTGCACACCGGCGACGTCGCGTACTTCGACGAGGACGGCGACTACTGGATCGTCGATCGCCTGAAGGACATGTTCGTGTCCGGCGGCGAGAACGTGTATCCGGCCGAGGTCGAGAACCTGCTGTACCGGATGCCCGGCGTGGCCGAGGCAGCGGTAATCGGCGTGCCCGACCCGCGCTGGGTCGAGGTGGGCCTGGCGGTGATCGTGCCGGCCGCGGGCGCCCGGCTCAGCGAGGACGCGGTGCGCGAGCACTGCCGGGCCCAGCTGGCCGGCTACAAGGTGCCGAAGCACGTGCGCTTCGTCGACGCGCTGCCGCGCACGCCGGCCGGCAAGGTCGAGAAGCCGGCGCTGCGCGCGCGCTTCGCCGCTTAA
- a CDS encoding branched-chain amino acid ABC transporter permease encodes MSAGANQPSASLTASAALRERLPLLLAPALALAALPLVGSLSSWATLTVAGLAMGMIVFIIASGLTLIFGLMDVLNFGHGLFIALGAFVAMSVLGPMAALTTADSMLLNLVAIAIAMVVAMSVAGAIGWVFERAIVRPVYGQHLKQILITMGGMIIGEELIKAIWGPQQIPLPLPEGLRGAWLVGDAAIEKYRVIAVGVGLAVFAAMLWVLARTKIGLLIRAGVQDREMVESLGYRIRRMFVGVFVAGSALAGLGGVMWGLYQQNLVPQMGAQVNILIFIVIIIGGLGSVGGCFLGALLVGLMANYTGFLAPKVALFSNILLMVLILLWRPQGLYAGGKQ; translated from the coding sequence ATGAGCGCCGGCGCGAATCAACCGAGCGCGAGCCTGACCGCGAGCGCCGCGCTTCGCGAGCGCCTGCCGCTGCTGCTCGCGCCGGCGCTGGCGCTGGCCGCGCTGCCGCTGGTCGGCAGCCTGTCGAGCTGGGCCACGCTGACCGTGGCCGGCCTGGCCATGGGCATGATCGTCTTCATCATCGCGTCGGGCCTCACGCTGATCTTCGGCCTGATGGACGTGCTGAACTTCGGCCACGGACTGTTCATCGCGCTGGGCGCCTTCGTGGCGATGTCGGTGCTCGGCCCGATGGCTGCGCTGACCACCGCCGACTCGATGCTGCTGAACCTGGTCGCGATCGCGATCGCGATGGTCGTCGCGATGTCGGTAGCTGGCGCGATCGGCTGGGTCTTCGAGCGGGCGATCGTGCGGCCGGTCTACGGCCAGCACCTGAAGCAGATCCTGATCACGATGGGCGGCATGATCATCGGCGAGGAGCTGATCAAGGCGATCTGGGGCCCGCAGCAGATCCCGCTGCCGCTGCCCGAGGGCCTGCGCGGCGCCTGGCTGGTCGGCGACGCGGCGATCGAGAAGTACCGCGTCATCGCGGTCGGCGTGGGCCTGGCCGTGTTCGCGGCGATGCTGTGGGTGCTGGCCCGCACCAAGATCGGCCTGCTGATCCGCGCCGGCGTGCAGGACCGCGAGATGGTCGAGAGCCTCGGCTACCGGATCCGCCGGATGTTCGTCGGCGTGTTCGTGGCCGGCTCGGCGCTGGCCGGCCTGGGCGGCGTGATGTGGGGCCTCTACCAGCAGAACCTGGTGCCGCAGATGGGCGCGCAGGTGAACATCCTGATCTTCATCGTGATCATCATCGGCGGCCTGGGCTCGGTGGGGGGCTGCTTTCTCGGCGCGCTGCTGGTCGGGCTGATGGCCAACTACACCGGCTTCCTGGCGCCCAAGGTCGCGCTGTTCTCGAACATCCTGCTGATGGTGCTGATCCTGCTGTGGCGCCCGCAGGGCCTGTACGCCGGGGGCAAGCAATGA
- a CDS encoding ABC transporter ATP-binding protein yields the protein MQTAPGAAGSAAATAAAPLLSLAGVHTHIGAYHILHGVDLDVPAGQTTLLLGRNGAGKTTTLRTIMGLWQASAGGIAFAGEDISKLATPDISQRGIAYVPENMGIFGELSVRENMVLAARGARREADIDPARLRWIFGLFPAMQKFWNHPAGLLSGGQKQMLAVSRAIVEPRKLILIDEPSKGLAPSIIRNMLSAFRELKADGATILLVEQNFAFASQLGDTVAVMDDGRVVHRGPMAELAGDEALQSRLLGLSLGAHQ from the coding sequence ATGCAGACCGCGCCGGGCGCGGCGGGCAGCGCCGCGGCCACCGCCGCCGCGCCGCTGCTCTCGCTCGCCGGCGTGCACACGCACATCGGCGCGTACCACATCCTGCACGGCGTCGACCTGGACGTGCCGGCCGGCCAGACCACGCTGCTGCTCGGCCGCAACGGCGCCGGCAAGACCACCACGCTGCGCACGATCATGGGCTTGTGGCAGGCCTCCGCCGGCGGGATCGCCTTCGCCGGCGAGGACATCTCGAAGCTCGCCACCCCCGACATCTCGCAGCGGGGCATCGCCTACGTGCCCGAGAACATGGGCATCTTCGGCGAGCTCTCCGTGCGCGAGAACATGGTGCTGGCCGCGCGCGGCGCGCGCCGCGAGGCCGACATCGACCCGGCGCGGCTGCGCTGGATCTTCGGCCTGTTCCCCGCGATGCAGAAGTTCTGGAACCATCCGGCCGGTCTCTTGTCGGGCGGCCAGAAGCAGATGCTGGCCGTGTCGCGCGCGATCGTCGAGCCGCGCAAGCTGATCCTGATCGACGAGCCGAGCAAGGGCCTGGCTCCGTCCATCATCCGCAACATGTTGTCGGCCTTTCGCGAGCTGAAGGCCGACGGCGCGACGATCCTGCTGGTCGAGCAGAACTTCGCGTTCGCGAGCCAGCTCGGCGACACGGTGGCGGTGATGGACGACGGCCGCGTCGTGCACCGCGGGCCGATGGCCGAACTGGCCGGGGACGAGGCGCTGCAGTCGCGCCTGCTGGGCCTTTCACTGGGAGCGCACCAATGA
- a CDS encoding hemerythrin domain-containing protein, whose amino-acid sequence MDQAAFEPALADASQAGRFDLYVNIHKALRLYMTDTLARVGRMDPADDGERAGAIGQLRDLLEICDLHIEDENRFVHTALEARRPGSAAHNADDHVSHGQAIAALRRDAAVLEQAGPADRAQAALALYRRLALFVAENLEHMHYEETRLMPILWAEYSDAELLGIEHAIVASIPPMLMARALNWFMPALPHGDRVAMLSGMREGAPREAFEGALAIARDRLPAGDWTRLAAALGLPSAPVGAHPGLRLAERW is encoded by the coding sequence ATGGACCAGGCCGCTTTCGAACCCGCCCTCGCCGATGCGTCGCAGGCCGGGCGCTTCGACCTCTACGTGAACATCCACAAGGCGCTCCGCCTGTACATGACCGACACGCTGGCCCGCGTGGGGCGGATGGACCCCGCCGACGACGGCGAGCGCGCCGGCGCGATCGGGCAGCTGCGCGACCTGCTCGAGATCTGCGACCTGCACATCGAGGACGAGAACCGATTCGTGCACACCGCGCTCGAGGCGCGCAGGCCCGGCAGCGCTGCGCACAACGCCGACGACCACGTGTCGCACGGCCAGGCGATCGCCGCGCTGCGCCGCGACGCCGCGGTGCTCGAGCAGGCCGGCCCGGCCGATCGCGCGCAGGCGGCGCTGGCGCTGTACCGCCGGCTCGCGCTGTTCGTGGCCGAGAACCTCGAGCACATGCACTACGAGGAAACGCGGCTGATGCCGATCCTGTGGGCCGAGTACTCCGACGCCGAGCTGCTCGGGATCGAGCACGCGATCGTCGCGTCGATCCCGCCGATGCTGATGGCGCGCGCGCTGAACTGGTTCATGCCCGCGCTGCCGCACGGCGATCGCGTGGCGATGCTGTCGGGCATGCGCGAGGGCGCCCCGCGCGAGGCCTTCGAGGGCGCGCTCGCGATCGCGCGCGACCGGCTTCCCGCCGGCGACTGGACGCGGCTCGCGGCGGCGCTCGGCCTGCCGTCGGCGCCGGTCGGCGCGCATCCGGGGCTGCGGCTCGCCGAGCGCTGGTGA
- a CDS encoding branched-chain amino acid ABC transporter permease: MIRSLLSADYPRSRIVAAMLLAIVVLLALVPFVFPGARSMSVAAKILVFVLLVASYDLLLGYTGIVSFAHTMFFGIGAYGVAIASTRLDASWGALGVGILCALALSALLALVIGLFSLRVKAIFFAMITLAVASAFQTLASQLSEITGGEDGLSFRVPRMLRPSFEPFENPILGLDVDGRVITYYLLFFAVLALFLMLLRIVNSPFGRVLQAIRENDFRAEAIGYRTVVFRTVSNVLAALFATLAGALLAIWLRYNGPDTSLSFEIMLDTLLIVVIGGMGTMYGAVIGSALFVFAQSYLQDFMAWIAGGLEGVPLLAALFSPDRWLLWLGLLFVLSVYHFPTGIVGRLRARAIERAVRAGAGDGGAGPGGGGAGPGDGGAGPAAPGRSEA; encoded by the coding sequence ATGATCCGCAGCCTGCTGTCGGCCGACTATCCGCGCAGCCGCATCGTGGCCGCGATGCTGCTGGCCATCGTGGTGCTGCTCGCGCTGGTGCCCTTCGTGTTCCCCGGCGCGCGCTCGATGTCGGTGGCCGCGAAGATCCTGGTCTTCGTGCTGCTGGTGGCCAGCTACGACCTGCTGTTGGGCTACACCGGCATCGTGTCCTTCGCGCACACGATGTTCTTCGGCATCGGCGCCTACGGCGTGGCGATCGCCAGCACCCGGCTCGACGCCAGCTGGGGCGCGCTGGGCGTCGGCATCCTCTGCGCGCTGGCGCTGTCGGCGCTGCTCGCGCTGGTGATCGGCCTGTTCAGCCTGCGGGTCAAGGCGATCTTCTTCGCGATGATCACGCTGGCGGTGGCGAGCGCGTTCCAGACGCTGGCCTCGCAGCTGTCCGAGATCACCGGCGGCGAGGACGGCCTGAGCTTCAGGGTGCCGCGCATGCTGCGGCCCTCGTTCGAGCCCTTCGAGAACCCGATCCTGGGGCTCGACGTCGACGGCCGCGTCATCACCTACTACCTGCTGTTCTTCGCGGTGCTGGCGCTGTTCCTGATGCTGCTGCGGATCGTGAACTCGCCGTTCGGCCGCGTGCTGCAGGCGATCCGCGAGAACGACTTCCGCGCCGAGGCGATCGGCTATCGAACCGTGGTCTTCCGCACCGTGTCCAACGTGCTGGCCGCGCTGTTCGCCACGCTGGCCGGCGCGCTGCTCGCGATCTGGCTGCGCTACAACGGCCCCGACACCTCGCTGTCTTTCGAGATCATGCTCGACACGCTGCTGATCGTGGTGATCGGCGGCATGGGCACGATGTACGGCGCGGTGATCGGCAGCGCGCTGTTCGTGTTCGCGCAGAGTTACCTGCAGGACTTCATGGCCTGGATCGCCGGCGGCCTCGAGGGCGTGCCGCTGCTGGCCGCGCTGTTCTCGCCCGACCGCTGGCTGCTGTGGCTGGGCCTGCTGTTCGTGCTGTCGGTCTACCACTTCCCGACCGGAATCGTGGGCCGGCTGCGGGCGCGCGCGATCGAGCGCGCGGTCCGCGCGGGCGCGGGCGATGGCGGGGCGGGACCGGGCGGTGGCGGGGCGGGACCGGGCGATGGCGGGGCGGGACCGGCCGCGCCGGGACGGAGCGAAGCGTGA
- a CDS encoding ABC transporter ATP-binding protein encodes MTFSLETRDLTIRFGGHVAVDSVSCAFRPGTLTAIVGPNGAGKTTYFNLISGQLKASSGRVFVGGDDITSLPAPERTARGLGRAFQLTNLFPNLSVMENVRLAIQARRGMGLNLWSIWSNHRALIAEAEAILERISLTARRDAPAASLPHGDQRKLEVGILIALEPTVFMFDEPTAGMSVDEVPVILDLIREIKRDTTKTILLVEHKMDVVRELSDRIIVLHNGKLAADGEPAEVIASPVVQQAYLGMAAEDEEEAEAAR; translated from the coding sequence ATGACCTTCTCACTCGAGACTCGCGATCTGACCATACGTTTCGGCGGCCACGTGGCCGTCGATTCGGTGTCGTGCGCGTTCCGGCCCGGCACGTTGACGGCGATCGTCGGACCGAACGGGGCGGGCAAGACGACCTACTTCAACTTGATCTCGGGGCAGTTGAAGGCCAGCTCCGGGCGCGTGTTCGTGGGCGGCGACGACATCACTTCCTTGCCGGCGCCCGAGCGCACCGCGCGCGGCCTCGGCCGTGCCTTCCAGCTGACCAACCTGTTCCCGAACCTGTCGGTCATGGAGAACGTGCGCTTGGCGATCCAGGCACGGCGCGGCATGGGGCTGAACCTGTGGTCGATCTGGTCGAACCACCGCGCGCTGATCGCCGAGGCCGAGGCGATCCTGGAGCGGATCTCGCTGACCGCGCGCCGCGATGCGCCGGCGGCCAGCCTGCCGCACGGCGACCAGCGCAAGCTCGAGGTCGGCATCCTGATCGCGCTCGAGCCCACCGTGTTCATGTTCGACGAGCCGACCGCGGGCATGAGCGTGGACGAGGTGCCGGTGATCCTCGACCTGATCCGCGAGATCAAGCGCGACACCACGAAGACCATCCTGCTGGTCGAGCACAAGATGGACGTGGTGCGCGAGCTGTCGGACCGGATCATCGTGCTGCACAACGGCAAGCTGGCGGCCGACGGCGAGCCCGCCGAGGTGATCGCCTCGCCGGTGGTGCAGCAGGCCTATCTCGGCATGGCCGCCGAGGACGAGGAAGAAGCGGAGGCCGCGCGATGA
- a CDS encoding pyridoxamine 5'-phosphate oxidase family protein encodes MTRSLLQPEHLALIEGGVGVSVASRDRALMPDLVRALAARIEPSGELTVFLSGADGASVLANLRDSDAVAVVFSQPSTHRTLQLKGRALSAAPAAPADLALVRQRRDAMFRDLAKIGFDERFAQGLLHFDPQDLVALRLAADSAFEQTPGPRAGAAIATAGPRPVGAPRRDANGGPAPGARVPALESVPASAPGLPASVPAAAASATPARGPRPAPSLGAIRHCLEGATPGVIATCAPDGTPNVSYLSQVQYVDEGHVALSFQFFNKTRANVLANPRARLIVIDPAHGAMYRLTLRYLRTETAGPLFEHMRAMLESVASHAGMADVFRLLGADVYRVEALAVAHGEPTGLAEGPSRLAALRAAAARIVACADLHALLDETLAALHEHLRIEHSMLLLLDRAAGRLYTVASRGYPASGVGSEVPLGAGVVGVAVKEGTPIRLSRLTSAYAYGRAIREAAAREGLAGAFETEIPFPGLVAPRSQLAVPIRMAGDTVGALLVESTEDLRFGYDDEDALATLAALVGQTMHVLQQRDDLDAAHGPAAQPGPASPDRAAAGRDGTASAACEPAAATGEPVTVRHYPADHSVFLDGDYLIKGVAGAILWALVSEHTVTGRTAFSNRELRLDPRIPLPEIGDNLEARLVLLQRRLVERKACVRIEKSGRGRFCLRVERPLVLQQVG; translated from the coding sequence GTGACCCGCTCCCTCCTCCAACCCGAACACCTTGCGCTGATCGAGGGCGGCGTCGGCGTGTCGGTGGCCTCGCGCGACCGCGCGCTGATGCCCGACCTGGTGCGCGCGCTGGCCGCGCGAATCGAACCCTCGGGCGAGCTCACCGTGTTCCTGTCGGGCGCCGACGGGGCCTCGGTGCTGGCGAACCTGCGCGACAGCGACGCGGTCGCGGTCGTCTTCAGCCAGCCTTCCACGCACCGCACGCTGCAGCTGAAGGGGCGCGCCCTGTCGGCGGCGCCGGCCGCGCCGGCCGATCTCGCGCTGGTGCGGCAGCGCCGCGACGCGATGTTTCGCGACCTGGCGAAGATCGGCTTCGACGAGCGCTTCGCGCAGGGGCTGCTGCACTTCGACCCGCAGGACCTGGTCGCGCTGCGCCTCGCTGCGGACAGCGCCTTCGAGCAGACGCCCGGACCGCGCGCCGGGGCCGCCATCGCTACGGCAGGACCGCGGCCCGTCGGCGCTCCGCGCCGGGACGCGAACGGCGGGCCCGCGCCCGGCGCGCGGGTGCCCGCGCTGGAGTCGGTGCCTGCGTCCGCGCCCGGCCTGCCGGCATCGGTCCCGGCCGCCGCCGCTTCCGCGACGCCCGCCCGCGGCCCCCGCCCCGCCCCGAGCCTCGGCGCGATCCGCCACTGCCTGGAAGGCGCGACGCCGGGCGTGATCGCGACCTGCGCGCCCGACGGCACGCCGAACGTGAGCTACCTGTCTCAGGTGCAGTACGTGGACGAAGGGCACGTGGCGCTGTCCTTCCAGTTCTTCAACAAGACCCGCGCCAACGTGCTGGCCAATCCGCGCGCGCGGCTGATCGTGATCGACCCCGCGCACGGCGCGATGTACCGGTTGACGCTGCGCTACCTGCGCACCGAGACAGCGGGGCCGCTGTTCGAGCACATGCGGGCGATGCTCGAGAGCGTCGCCTCGCACGCCGGCATGGCCGACGTGTTCCGCCTGCTGGGCGCCGACGTCTACCGGGTCGAGGCGCTGGCGGTGGCGCACGGCGAGCCGACCGGCCTGGCCGAGGGCCCGAGCCGCCTGGCCGCGCTACGGGCCGCCGCGGCGCGGATCGTGGCCTGCGCCGACCTGCACGCGCTGCTCGACGAGACGCTCGCCGCGCTGCACGAGCACCTGCGGATCGAGCACTCGATGCTGCTGCTGCTCGACCGCGCGGCCGGCCGGCTGTACACGGTCGCGAGCCGCGGCTACCCGGCCTCGGGCGTCGGCTCCGAGGTGCCGCTCGGGGCGGGCGTGGTCGGCGTGGCGGTGAAGGAGGGCACGCCGATCCGGCTGTCGCGCCTGACCTCGGCCTATGCCTACGGCCGCGCGATCCGCGAAGCGGCCGCCCGCGAGGGCCTGGCCGGCGCCTTCGAGACCGAGATCCCCTTCCCCGGCCTGGTCGCGCCGCGCAGCCAGCTGGCGGTGCCGATCCGGATGGCCGGCGACACGGTGGGCGCGCTGCTGGTCGAGAGCACCGAGGACCTGCGCTTCGGCTACGACGACGAGGACGCGCTGGCCACTCTGGCCGCGCTGGTCGGCCAGACGATGCACGTGCTGCAGCAGCGCGACGACCTCGACGCGGCCCACGGCCCGGCGGCACAGCCGGGTCCGGCCTCTCCCGACCGCGCGGCCGCCGGACGCGACGGCACGGCCAGCGCCGCCTGCGAGCCGGCCGCGGCCACAGGCGAGCCGGTCACCGTGCGCCACTACCCCGCCGACCACAGCGTGTTCCTCGACGGCGACTACCTGATCAAGGGCGTGGCCGGGGCGATCCTGTGGGCGCTGGTGTCCGAGCACACGGTCACCGGCCGGACCGCCTTCAGCAACCGCGAGCTGCGGCTCGACCCGCGCATCCCGTTGCCCGAGATCGGCGACAACCTGGAGGCGCGGCTGGTGCTGCTGCAGCGCCGGCTCGTCGAGCGCAAGGCCTGCGTGCGGATCGAGAAGAGCGGGCGCGGGCGCTTCTGCCTGCGCGTGGAGCGGCCGCTCGTGCTGCAACAGGTCGGCTGA
- a CDS encoding substrate-binding domain-containing protein — protein sequence MNPHSFLKQAARIALPLVAGAMLAGPAVAKDIKIAHIYSKTGPLEAYGKQTATGLMLGLEYATGGTMTVNGRKIVVIEKDDQGKPDVGKSLLQAAYGDDKVDLAVGPTSSGVALAMLPVAEEYEKVLLVEPAVADSITGEKWNKYVFRTGRNSSQDAISNAVALDHENVHIATLAQDYAFGRDGVKAFKDAIKKAKIVHEEYLPTNTTDFTAGAQRLFDALKDKPGRKVIWIIWAGAGNPFKIADLDPKRYGIEISTGGNILPAMAAYKNFPGMEGATYYYFDIPKNPANNWLITEHYKRFKSPPDFFTAGGMSAGMAIVEALKKTNGNTKTDTLIKTMEGMSFDTPKGRMTFRKEDHQAMQSMYHFKIKVDPAFTWAVPELVREIKPEEMQVPIRNKR from the coding sequence ATGAATCCCCATTCCTTCCTGAAGCAGGCCGCGCGAATCGCGCTGCCGCTGGTCGCCGGCGCGATGCTGGCCGGCCCTGCCGTGGCCAAGGACATCAAGATCGCCCACATCTACTCGAAGACCGGCCCGCTGGAGGCCTACGGCAAGCAGACCGCCACCGGCCTGATGCTGGGCCTGGAGTACGCGACCGGCGGCACGATGACGGTCAACGGCCGCAAGATCGTGGTCATCGAGAAGGACGACCAGGGCAAGCCCGACGTGGGCAAGTCGCTGCTGCAGGCGGCCTACGGTGACGACAAGGTCGACCTGGCCGTGGGCCCGACCAGCTCGGGCGTGGCGCTGGCCATGCTGCCGGTGGCCGAGGAGTACGAGAAGGTCCTGCTGGTGGAGCCGGCGGTGGCCGACTCGATCACCGGCGAGAAGTGGAACAAGTACGTGTTCCGCACCGGCCGCAACTCGTCGCAGGACGCGATCTCCAACGCGGTGGCGCTCGACCACGAGAACGTGCACATCGCCACGCTGGCCCAGGACTACGCGTTCGGGCGTGACGGTGTGAAGGCCTTCAAGGACGCGATCAAGAAGGCGAAGATCGTCCATGAGGAGTACCTGCCGACCAACACCACCGACTTCACCGCCGGCGCGCAGCGGCTGTTCGACGCGCTGAAGGACAAGCCGGGCCGCAAGGTCATCTGGATCATCTGGGCCGGCGCCGGCAACCCGTTCAAGATCGCCGACCTCGACCCCAAGCGCTACGGCATCGAGATCTCGACCGGCGGGAACATCCTGCCGGCGATGGCCGCGTACAAGAACTTCCCAGGCATGGAAGGCGCCACCTACTACTACTTCGACATCCCGAAGAACCCGGCCAACAACTGGCTGATCACCGAGCACTACAAGCGCTTCAAGAGCCCGCCGGATTTCTTCACCGCGGGCGGCATGTCGGCCGGCATGGCGATCGTCGAGGCGCTGAAGAAGACCAACGGCAACACGAAGACCGACACCCTGATCAAGACGATGGAAGGGATGAGCTTCGACACGCCCAAGGGCAGGATGACCTTCCGCAAGGAGGATCACCAGGCGATGCAGTCGATGTATCACTTCAAGATCAAGGTCGACCCGGCGTTCACCTGGGCGGTGCCCGAGCTCGTGCGCGAGATCAAGCCGGAGGAGATGCAGGTGCCGATCCGCAACAAGCGGTGA